A single region of the Polyodon spathula isolate WHYD16114869_AA chromosome 12, ASM1765450v1, whole genome shotgun sequence genome encodes:
- the LOC121323785 gene encoding beta-1,4-galactosyltransferase 7-like, with product MMYSSRRKPVLYFKEENRSRLFFGILSRKCSIFKLFCVCVVIGCASLLWLQLSCSDEVPRRGVEDGTLSHQPCPPERQASATDDPSWGPHKLALLIPFRERFDELMVFVPYMHSFLNKLKIRHNIFVINQVDHYRFNRASLINSGFLESGNDTDYIAMHDVDLLPLNEDLDYGFPDQGPFHLASPELHPLYHYRTYVGGILLLTKQHYQMCNGMSNRFWGWGREDDEFYRRLKDAGLQLFRPKGITTGYKTFRHLHDPAWRKRDQKRVASQKQEQFKVDREGGLSKLRYNVDSKRELMISGAPCTLINILLDCDLDETPWCLLS from the exons ATGATGTACTCTTCTAGAAGAAAACCTGTGCTGTATTTCAAGGAGGAAAACCG GTCTCGTCTGTTTTTCGGCATCCTGTCCAGAAAGTGCTCCATCTTCAAGCTCTTCTGTGTCTGCGTGGTGATCGGCTGTGCCTCCCTGCTGTGGCTCCAGCTCAGCTGCTCGGACGAGGTGCCAAGGAGGGGTGTCGAGGACGGCACCCTGTCCCATCAGCCCTGCCCCCCAGAGAGACAGGCAAGCGCAACAGACGACCCTTCTTGGGGTCCTCACAAACTGGCCCTCCTCATCCCTTTCAGAGAGCGCTTTGACGAGCTCATGGTCTTTGTGCCCTACATGCACTCCTTCTTAAACAAGCTGAAAATACGACACAATATCTTCGTGATCAACCAGGTAGATCATTACAG ATTCAACCGAGCTTCCCTGATAAATTCTGGATTTCTGGAGAGTGGGAACGACACTGATTACATTGCCATGCACGATGTGGACTTGCTGCCTCTCAATGAGGATTTGGACTATGGGTTTCCAGATCAGGGCCCGTTCCACCTCGCGTCACCAGAGCTGCACCCCCTGTATCACTACAGGACGTACGTGGGGGGGATTCTGCTCCTCACCAAACAGCATTACCAAATG TGCAATGGGATGTCGAACCGCTTCTGGGGCTGGGGCAGAGAGGACGACGAGTTCTACAGAAGATTAAAAGATGCAGGGTTGCAG CTGTTCAGGCCTAAGGGAATAACGACAGGGTACAAGACATTCCGACACCTACACGACCCGGCGTGGAGGAAGAGGGACCAGAAGAGAGTGGCCTCACAGAAGCAG GAGCAGTTCAAAGTGGACAGAGAAGGGGGGCTGTCCAAGCTGCGATACAATGTGGACTCTAAAAGGGAGCTCATGATCAGCGGTGCTCCGTGCACACTGATCAATATCCTGCTGGACTGTGACCTCGACGAAACCCCGTGGTGCCTGCTGAGCTGA
- the LOC121324883 gene encoding homeobox protein not2-like, with protein sequence METGFLNGPSYSSTVPYSTGMLKTTCLPSTKIPEHGRIQRSSFSIESILSMAPRDLVQPKAGAVYWDPQPCVKQVPTYPGTLSPPVPMWIPEYPRQSPSYAPYYMGYRPQALHNDIRNQLMYNKGYEPDRKPVSRKNYVRRSCRRIRTIFTEEQLNRLEEVFGKQRYMTGTEKVLLASALRLTETQVKVWFQNRRTRWRKIQGVTSAGSADTCLAKSDGQGHDDHLSTGGEEEEDELISVDEEDCWSQ encoded by the exons ATGGAGACAGGCTTCCTAAACGGACCATCCTACTCTTCCACGGTTCCATATTCAACAGGAATGTTGAAGACCACCTGTCTGCCCTCTACGAAGATCCCGGAGCACGGGCGGATCCAAAGGAGTTCCTTCAGCATCGAGTCCATCCTTTCCATGGCCCCCAGGGATCTTGTGCAGCCCAAAGCGGGCGCGGTGTATTGGGACCCCCAgccctgcgtcaaacaggtgccGACCTACCCTGGCACCCTGAGTCCCCCTGTGCCAATGTGGATCCCTGAATACCCGCGGCAGAGCCCATCTTACGCCCCTTATTATATGGGCTACCGGCCACAGGCGCTGCACAACGACATCCGCAACCAGCTAATGTACAACAAAG GATATGAACCAGACAGAAAACCCGTGTCCAGAAAGAACTACGTTAGAAGGAGCTGCCGGAGAATCAGGACCATCTTCACCGAAGAACAGCTCAACAGGCTGGAGGAAGTATTCGGCAAGCAACGCTACATGACCGGCACCGAGAAGGTCCTCCTGGCCTCGGCGCTCAGACTCACCGAGACGCAGGTAAAGGTCTGGTTTCAGAACAGACGAACCCGATGGAGGAAGATCCAGGGAGTCACATCGGCTGGCTCAGCAGACACGTGTCTGGCCAAAAGCGACGGGCAAGGGCACGATGATCATCTTTCCACCGGTGGAGAGGAAGAAGAAGACGAATTAATCTCAGTGGATGAGGAAGACTGTTGGTCACAGTAA